The segment ATTCAATCAAATTAGCCTTATAACATATTAGTTTATAAGTTGCTATTTCTCTCAAAAACTTTCCTACATTTAGGAAAACTTTCTTTCCCAATATTAGGAAATTTATTCTCCGCCAATTTGCCTTTTGGCTAAAAAATAATTGGCATTACAATAAAATATAACCAAAAAACCTTACAAATCAAGCTAAAAATGATATTTTTAACGAAAATATATCTACAAATCACGTTTTCCCATTCATCAAATACTCATGAATCGATCTTGCTGCAATCCTTCCTGCGCCCATAGCTAAAATCACTGTTGCCGCACCGGAGACGACGTCGCCGCCGGCCCAGACGCGCGCTTTGGAGGTTTTTCCCGTGGCTTCGTCCGCTTTAATGTTGCCCCATTTGCCGACTTCCATGCCGGGCGTGGTTTCGGGAATGAGCGGATTGGGGCTGTTGCCGATGGCGCAGATCACGGCGTCCATGGAGAGCATGTAATTCGAGCCTTCGATGGGGACAGGCCGCCGTCTGCCGGAAGCGTCGGGTTCGCCGAGTTCCATTTTCAGGCATTCGATCTCTTTCACCCAGCCGTTTTCATCGCCGATGTAGCGCAGCGGCAGCGTGAGAAAGTCGAAAATGACGCCTTCTTCTTCGGCGTTTTCCACTTCTTCCAGCCGGGCGGGTAGTTCCTGGCGCGAGCGGCGGTAAATGATGTGCACTTCGTCGGCGCCCAGTCTGAGCGCGGTGCGGGCGCAGTCCATGGCCACATTTCCGCCGCCAACGACTGCCACGCGGTGGTGATTTTTGATGGGTGTGTCAAATTCCGGGAACAGATAGCCCTTCATCAGATTCATTCGTGTCAGATATTCGTTGGCAGAATAGACGCCGTTGAGATTTTCGCCGGGAATCTGCATGAACCAGGGCAGTCCGGCGCCGGAGCCGACAAAGACCGCGTCGTATTCTTCTAACAGACTGTCCACAGTGCGCGTTTTTCCCACGACAAAATTGGTGCGAATTTCCACGCCTAATTTGCGCAAGTATTCCACTTCGCGCTTGACAATGGCTTTGGGCAAGCGAAATTCGGGAATGCCGTACACGAGCACGCCGCCCATTTCGTGGAGCGCCTCGAAAATTGTTACTTTGTGACCCAGACGAATCAAATCTCCGGCAACGGTCAATCCCGCAGGCCCGCCTCCGACAATGGCAACTTTTTTCCCGGTGGAACGGGTCAATTTCGGAATTTCGGCCTCGCCCTGAGCCGCTTCCCAGTCCGCCAAAAATCGCTCCAGCCTGCCGATGGCGACGGGCGCGCCTCTTTTGTTCAAAATACAGCCCTTTTCGCATTGCTCCTCTTGCGGACAAACTCTGCCGCACACGGCCGGCAGCAGATTTTTATTTTTCAGCGTCTGAGTGCCCTGAGCAAAGTTATTTTCAGCGATGCCGCGAATGAAGCCCGGAATGTCTATTTCCACCGGACACATGGGAACGCATTTCGGATTTTTGCATTGCAGGCAGCGCTCTGCTTCTTCCCTGGCAAGTTCGACGGTGTAGCCGAGCGCAACTTCGTTGAAATTTTGCCGCCGCACTTTGGGCGATTGTTTGGGCATGTCGCGGCGATTCAGGTCTCGTTTAGGTTTTGGTTTGTCAGGCATGGAAATTACCCTTTATTATTTTTTTTACCACAAAGTCACCAAAACACGAAAAAAACCATTAAAAAAATGTTTTAAATGTTTTGGCAAAACTGTCTAAAGTTAAAACTCTGCGTACTCTGCGCCTCTGCGGCAAATTTTCATCCGCTAATTTCTGCGGAATGCGCCTCGCACCGGCTGGTGTGCAGCGGAACGACTTCTTCGTTGAAATACATTTTTCTTCGTTTGAGCAATTCTTCCCAATTCACCTGATGTCCGTCAAAATCGGGCCCGTGGACGCAGGCGAAGCGTGTGCTGTCTCCGATTGTTACGCGGCAGACGCCGCACATGCCGGTGCCGTCGATCATGATCGGCGCCAGGCTGACG is part of the Calditrichota bacterium genome and harbors:
- the gltA gene encoding NADPH-dependent glutamate synthase, translating into MPDKPKPKRDLNRRDMPKQSPKVRRQNFNEVALGYTVELAREEAERCLQCKNPKCVPMCPVEIDIPGFIRGIAENNFAQGTQTLKNKNLLPAVCGRVCPQEEQCEKGCILNKRGAPVAIGRLERFLADWEAAQGEAEIPKLTRSTGKKVAIVGGGPAGLTVAGDLIRLGHKVTIFEALHEMGGVLVYGIPEFRLPKAIVKREVEYLRKLGVEIRTNFVVGKTRTVDSLLEEYDAVFVGSGAGLPWFMQIPGENLNGVYSANEYLTRMNLMKGYLFPEFDTPIKNHHRVAVVGGGNVAMDCARTALRLGADEVHIIYRRSRQELPARLEEVENAEEEGVIFDFLTLPLRYIGDENGWVKEIECLKMELGEPDASGRRRPVPIEGSNYMLSMDAVICAIGNSPNPLIPETTPGMEVGKWGNIKADEATGKTSKARVWAGGDVVSGAATVILAMGAGRIAARSIHEYLMNGKT